In Dioscorea cayenensis subsp. rotundata cultivar TDr96_F1 chromosome 26, TDr96_F1_v2_PseudoChromosome.rev07_lg8_w22 25.fasta, whole genome shotgun sequence, the following proteins share a genomic window:
- the LOC120253070 gene encoding 3-ketoacyl-CoA synthase 2-like has product MESQTTIQLLKLIFFTLLSLTLALHAILSFTSSSSNLIDQKLVIILSNNKLIVFSFLWCTLVSILAYISTRPLPVLLLNYTCFKPDHDRRCTLELCEYVGLRSRRYSEESADFMRAIYRKSGLGDETYAPLFLFQTDYEAKFHYAILEAEEGMFSSASSVLSKSGVSPSEITVLIVACSMFAPSPSLSSFVVNHLKLPSNVKTFNLSGMGCSAGTMAMDLAGSILRHRIGYALLVITESTSLNWYFGDNRHMLVTNCIFRAGTAAALMTSDPSRRWSAKMELIRTLRTHHGADDAAYNAAIQREDENGNIGVALTKDLVRVAGAGLKGHITTLAPRVLPVSELLKFAYLVVKSMFRGDKKTQHVPDFTTAFEHMCIHAGGKAVIDSVARLMKFSDKVVEPARMCLHRFGNTSSSLVLYEFAYFEAKGRIKAGDRVWMLAFGTGFKACSVVWRALQDSWMDADNPWRDCIHRYPV; this is encoded by the coding sequence ATGGAATCCCAAACCACAATCCAACTTCTCAAACTCATCTTCTTCACCTTACTATCACTAACACTAGCTCTACATGCAATCCTCTCcttcacatcatcatcatcaaacctCATAGACCAAAAACTAGTGATCATACTCTCAAACAACAAACTCATTGTCTTCTCCTTCTTATGGTGCACCTTGGTTTCCATCTTAGCTTACATTTCCACACGCCCACTCCCAGTTCTCCTCCTCAACTACACATGCTTCAAGCCTGACCATGACCGCCGGTGCACTCTCGAGTTATGCGAGTACGTCGGCCTTCGCAGCCGCCGATACTCCGAAGAAAGCGCCGACTTCATGCGCGCCATTTACCGGAAATCCGGCCTCGGAGACGAGACATACGCCCCACTATTCCTCTTCCAAACTGATTACGAAGCCAAGTTCCATTACGCCATCTTAGAAGCCGAAGAAGGCATGTTCTCCTCCGCCTCCTCTGTTCTCTCTAAGTCCGGCGTTTCTCCCTCCGAGATCACCGTCCTCATCGTAGCTTGCAGCATGTTCGCTCCTTCTCCATCACTCTCCTCCTTCGTCGTCAACCACCTTAAACTCCCATCAAACGTCAAAACCTTCAACTTATCAGGCATGGGTTGCAGTGCCGGCACAATGGCCATGGACCTCGCTGGCAGTATTCTCCGCCACCGTATCGGCTACGCTCTTCTTGTCATCACTGAAAGCACTAGTCTCAACTGGTACTTCGGTGACAACCGTCACATGCTCGTAACCAACTGCATCTTCCGAGCTGGCACCGCCGCTGCACTCATGACCAGCGACCCATCCCGGCGTTGGTCAGCCAAAATGGAACTCATCCGCACTCTGCGCACGCATCACGGCGCTGACGACGCTGCTTACAACGCTGCCATACAGCGCGAGGATGAGAACGGAAACATCGGCGTTGCGCTCACAAAAGATCTCGTTCGTGTGGCTGGCGCTGGGCTCAAAGGCCATATAACCACTCTCGCACCTCGTGTGCTCCCTGTGTCCGAGCTTCTCAAGTTTGCTTACTTAGTCGTGAAGTCGATGTTTCGAGGTGATAAGAAGACACAGCATGTGCCGGACTTCACGACGGCGTTCGAGCACATGTGCATTCACGCCGGTGGGAAAGCAGTGATTGATTCGGTTGCGAGACTGATGAAATTCAGTGATAAAGTTGTGGAACCTGCGCGCATGTGCTTGCATCGCTTTGGCAATACGTCGAGCAGCTTGGTGTTGTATGAGTTTGCTTATTTTGAGGCTAAAGGGAGGATCAAAGCTGGTGATAGAGTTTGGATGCTGGCTTTTGGGACTGGATTCAAGGCTTGTAGTGTTGTTTGGAGAGCTCTTCAGGATTCATGGATGGATGCTGATAATCCATGGAGGGACTGCATTCATAGGTATCCGGTTTAA